A genomic window from Thermoplasmatales archaeon includes:
- a CDS encoding 30S ribosomal protein S6e: MAEFKVVISDGAKSWQIVVDGHHANSLVGKKIGEEVDGIFVSLPGYKLQITGGSDKDGFPMRSDLPGMGRRKILTAKGKGFKPDDEGVRKRLTVCGNTISLNTSQINMKIIKKGTKPVEELLKSAGKLKEK, from the coding sequence ATGGCGGAATTTAAGGTTGTAATAAGTGACGGAGCAAAAAGCTGGCAGATAGTGGTTGATGGACATCATGCAAATTCTCTGGTAGGTAAAAAAATTGGCGAGGAAGTTGATGGGATATTTGTTTCACTGCCAGGCTATAAACTACAAATTACGGGAGGCTCAGATAAAGATGGATTTCCAATGAGAAGTGATTTACCGGGTATGGGGAGAAGGAAAATATTAACAGCAAAAGGCAAGGGATTTAAACCAGATGATGAAGGAGTTAGAAAAAGGTTAACTGTTTGCGGAAATACAATAAGCTTAAATACATCTCAGATAAATATGAAAATAATAAAAAAGGGAACAAAGCCAGTTGAGGAATTGCTTAAATCAGCTGGAAAGTTAAAGGAAAAATGA
- a CDS encoding translation initiation factor IF-2 subunit gamma: MSQPEVNIGMVGHVDHGKTTLTQALTGKWTDEHSEEIKRGISIKLGYADTSFYKCPNCEEPECYSTKPVCKHCGAETEFLRKVSFVDAPGHETLMAVVISGAAIMDGALLLVAANEKCPQPQTEEHLMALDIVGAKNVIIVQNKIDLVGKEGAMKNYGEIVDFVKNTIASGSPIVPVSAHHETNLDVLIMAIEEFIPTPPRDRNKPPLMYSARSFDVNRPGTKPSDLKGGVIGGSLKQGVLKVGDEIEIRPGIKVESHGKTTYEPIFTEVASIMAGGEFVDEAYPGGLLAVGTYLDPSFTKGDGLAGKVVGKNLPPVFYELCMDLHVIERVEGKDLGRIRSNESLMLTVGTATTVGVPKNIKKDYMEVDLKIPVCAESGQRVAISRNIGGRWHLYGYGEIK, translated from the coding sequence ATGAGCCAGCCAGAAGTAAATATTGGGATGGTGGGGCATGTTGACCACGGCAAAACTACTCTAACGCAGGCATTAACTGGTAAATGGACAGATGAGCATTCTGAAGAGATAAAAAGAGGAATTTCAATAAAACTCGGTTACGCAGACACTTCTTTTTATAAATGTCCCAACTGTGAGGAGCCAGAATGCTATTCAACAAAACCAGTTTGTAAGCATTGCGGGGCAGAAACAGAATTTTTAAGAAAGGTTTCTTTTGTTGATGCCCCTGGGCATGAAACTCTCATGGCGGTTGTTATATCTGGCGCCGCCATCATGGATGGCGCATTGCTTCTTGTTGCTGCGAATGAAAAATGTCCTCAGCCACAGACGGAAGAGCATTTGATGGCACTTGATATTGTTGGGGCGAAAAATGTAATAATTGTGCAGAATAAGATTGATCTCGTTGGGAAAGAAGGGGCGATGAAAAATTATGGCGAGATTGTTGATTTTGTGAAGAATACAATAGCGAGCGGTTCTCCAATAGTCCCAGTATCAGCACATCATGAAACGAATCTTGATGTCCTCATTATGGCGATAGAAGAATTTATCCCCACACCTCCGAGAGATAGAAATAAGCCACCACTGATGTATTCAGCAAGGAGTTTTGATGTGAATAGGCCTGGAACAAAACCATCTGATTTAAAAGGGGGAGTTATAGGTGGTTCGCTGAAGCAGGGTGTGCTGAAGGTAGGGGATGAAATTGAAATAAGGCCTGGAATAAAAGTAGAGAGCCATGGAAAAACAACATATGAGCCAATTTTTACAGAAGTTGCATCAATAATGGCGGGTGGAGAATTTGTTGATGAGGCTTACCCGGGTGGGCTGCTTGCGGTGGGAACATATCTTGACCCCTCTTTTACTAAGGGTGACGGGCTTGCTGGAAAAGTTGTTGGAAAAAATCTTCCGCCTGTTTTTTATGAGCTTTGTATGGATTTGCATGTCATCGAAAGGGTGGAGGGCAAGGATTTAGGGAGAATAAGGAGTAATGAATCACTTATGCTTACCGTGGGAACTGCAACAACAGTTGGTGTGCCAAAAAATATAAAAAAGGACTATATGGAAGTGGATTTAAAAATTCCAGTGTGTGCTGAAAGCGGACAGAGGGTTGCTATTTCCCGCAATATAGGAGGGAGATGGCATCTATATGGCTATGGTGAAATAAAATGA
- the queF gene encoding NADPH-dependent 7-cyano-7-deazaguanine reductase QueF — translation MKYGEKEIKKAKIELWENPFPDKNYFVEINFSEFTSLCPRSGYPDFATIKIRYIPDKYIVELKSLKLYLNSYRYKYVTHEEATNRIYKDLSDALKPRFIEVIGDFNLRGGIKTTVRVASDTC, via the coding sequence ATGAAATATGGAGAAAAAGAAATAAAAAAGGCAAAAATTGAATTGTGGGAAAATCCATTTCCAGATAAAAATTATTTTGTTGAAATAAATTTTTCAGAATTTACTTCCCTTTGCCCTCGTTCAGGCTATCCTGATTTTGCAACAATAAAGATAAGATATATTCCAGATAAATATATAGTTGAGCTAAAATCGCTTAAACTTTATCTCAATTCATATCGCTATAAATATGTGACGCATGAAGAAGCAACAAATAGGATTTATAAGGATTTAAGCGATGCACTGAAGCCAAGATTTATTGAAGTTATAGGCGATTTCAATTTAAGAGGAGGAATAAAAACAACTGTTAGGGTGGCATCGGATACATGCTAA
- a CDS encoding transposase, which translates to EEIKTNLFFIPNGNKYKENWKNFDVFCTNIEIDESNILSLADLYRRRWNIENFYRDAQENFMIKTKTENPIIRFFFFIFSAILYNLWYFIREFISIIAEKWKDSILDLIKQRKVLCNINCAKRIDEKIIKIF; encoded by the coding sequence GAAGAAATAAAAACAAACTTGTTCTTCATTCCAAATGGTAACAAATATAAAGAAAATTGGAAAAATTTCGATGTTTTCTGCACAAACATTGAAATTGATGAATCAAATATTCTTAGTCTCGCAGATCTATATAGGAGAAGATGGAACATAGAAAATTTTTATAGAGATGCTCAAGAGAATTTTATGATAAAAACGAAGACAGAGAATCCTATTATAAGGTTTTTCTTTTTCATATTTTCTGCTATCCTTTATAATCTGTGGTACTTTATAAGAGAATTTATTTCTATAATAGCTGAAAAGTGGAAAGATTCTATTCTTGATTTAATAAAGCAAAGAAAAGTTCTATGTAATATCAATTGTGCTAAAAGAATCGATGAAAAAATCATCAAAATTTTTTAA